From Pedobacter indicus, a single genomic window includes:
- a CDS encoding DUF2795 domain-containing protein has protein sequence MYWTLELASHLEDAPWPATKDELIDYGIRSGAPVEVIENLQALEDDGEPYENIEEIWPDYPTKDDFFFNEDEY, from the coding sequence ATGTACTGGACATTAGAGTTAGCATCACATTTAGAGGATGCACCTTGGCCGGCAACGAAAGATGAATTGATAGACTACGGAATCCGTTCAGGTGCCCCTGTTGAAGTTATTGAAAACTTACAGGCACTGGAGGATGACGGAGAGCCCTATGAAAATATCGAAGAAATATGGCCAGATTATCCTACAAAGGACGATTTCTTCTTTAACGAAGATGAATACTAG
- a CDS encoding Fur family transcriptional regulator, with protein sequence MQSRSLGSKREKAERLLRKHNLKVTVPRLSVLSVISEKETATSQPDLEKVLGKSVDRVTLYRVLNVFEEKGILHKIFDLHGTATYALCSEECPEHIHSEDHVHFTCSKCNSVYCLNEVTIPTIETPIGFRVDAVGINAVGICAQCQSKVN encoded by the coding sequence ATGCAAAGCAGAAGCCTAGGGAGTAAGAGAGAAAAAGCAGAAAGATTATTACGTAAACATAATCTGAAAGTAACTGTACCACGCCTGAGTGTACTATCGGTTATATCGGAAAAAGAGACTGCTACTTCTCAACCCGATCTGGAGAAGGTCTTAGGAAAGAGCGTTGATCGGGTAACGCTGTATCGGGTATTGAATGTTTTTGAAGAGAAAGGCATTCTACATAAAATTTTTGATTTACATGGAACGGCGACTTACGCGCTTTGCTCAGAAGAATGCCCCGAGCATATCCACAGCGAGGATCATGTACATTTTACCTGTTCTAAGTGCAATAGCGTTTATTGCTTAAATGAAGTAACAATTCCGACCATTGAGACTCCTATAGGGTTTCGGGTAGATGCTGTTGGTATTAACGCTGTTGGTATTTGTGCGCAATGCCAATCAAAAGTCAATTAA
- a CDS encoding DUF6807 domain-containing protein yields MLKNTLVTAVLFLTVSIVSAQKIASLTVTLTNSSVSSSVPASVSLDKITLLPDSMISLFEITDGDRRPVAYQIDNGQERTMYWLISPGKKGQRVFELVEAKPQLADDAVEVQDEDGALLIKSAGNNLLRYVYKTRYPPEGVDTAFKRSGFIHPFWTPKGQELTRIDPPDHYHHYGLWNPWTKVLFEGDVVDFWNLKDRKGTVRFANLVSTNQGAVYGDYQTVHEHIAFKKDGKEKVALNELQTVRIYKPDAEQDYYVMDITIQMNCASASPVILQEYRYGGLGWRATEAWNDDNSEILTSEGKTRKDADGSKARWVIVQGELGSDYGGAVMMSYPTNYNYPEPLRIWPEGINGRGDVYANFSPTKDKDWPLYPGSNYVLKYRFLVYNGKMDKQHAESAWQQYAHPPKVTIHLAN; encoded by the coding sequence ATGCTTAAAAATACACTTGTTACGGCCGTGCTATTTCTGACAGTTTCGATTGTATCCGCGCAGAAAATCGCATCCCTAACTGTTACGTTAACCAACTCTTCAGTTTCATCAAGCGTTCCGGCCAGTGTGTCGCTGGACAAAATCACACTACTTCCTGATTCGATGATTTCACTTTTTGAAATAACTGATGGTGATCGGAGGCCAGTAGCTTATCAGATTGACAATGGGCAGGAGCGTACCATGTATTGGTTGATTAGTCCTGGTAAAAAAGGGCAACGTGTTTTCGAGCTCGTAGAGGCTAAACCCCAATTGGCTGATGATGCAGTAGAGGTCCAAGATGAAGATGGGGCTCTCTTGATTAAGTCAGCCGGGAATAATTTATTGCGCTACGTTTATAAAACACGTTACCCGCCCGAAGGCGTTGATACAGCTTTTAAGCGCAGTGGCTTTATCCATCCTTTTTGGACACCAAAGGGGCAAGAGCTTACAAGAATAGACCCGCCAGATCACTACCATCACTATGGTTTGTGGAATCCATGGACCAAGGTGTTGTTCGAGGGAGATGTTGTTGACTTCTGGAATTTGAAAGATCGTAAAGGGACAGTGCGTTTTGCCAATCTTGTTTCGACAAATCAAGGCGCTGTGTATGGTGATTACCAAACCGTTCATGAGCATATAGCATTTAAAAAAGACGGAAAAGAAAAAGTAGCACTCAATGAGCTGCAGACCGTCCGTATCTACAAGCCAGATGCTGAGCAGGATTATTATGTTATGGATATTACGATACAGATGAATTGCGCTTCAGCTAGTCCGGTGATCCTTCAAGAATATCGCTATGGTGGGTTAGGTTGGCGCGCGACTGAGGCATGGAATGACGATAACAGTGAAATCTTAACATCGGAAGGTAAAACCAGAAAAGATGCAGACGGGAGTAAAGCTCGTTGGGTTATCGTACAGGGAGAGCTTGGTTCAGATTATGGTGGTGCGGTTATGATGTCCTACCCGACAAATTATAATTACCCAGAGCCGCTTCGTATCTGGCCAGAAGGAATAAATGGTCGCGGCGATGTATATGCCAATTTTTCGCCAACAAAGGATAAAGATTGGCCGCTCTATCCGGGTAGTAATTATGTGCTGAAATACCGTTTCTTGGTTTATAACGGAAAAATGGACAAACAACACGCAGAAAGCGCTTGGCAGCAATATGCTCATCCTCCAAAAGTGACAATCCATCTTGCTAACTAA
- a CDS encoding cob(I)yrinic acid a,c-diamide adenosyltransferase — MKIYTKKGDKGQTSLIGGTKVPKHHLRIESYGTVDELNSYIGLIGSHDIDSVQLQVLKEIQDRLFTIGSSLASDPERSTKRIPDLYDTDITYLEEQIDVMTEELPPLKHFILPGGGLASSACHLARCVCRRAERLAVHLSETSSVDDRVIMYLNRLSDYLFVLGRKVALDSGNNENIWVPRV, encoded by the coding sequence ATGAAGATATACACAAAAAAAGGCGATAAGGGACAGACCTCCTTAATTGGAGGCACCAAAGTACCGAAACATCACTTGCGTATAGAAAGCTACGGAACAGTGGATGAGTTAAATTCCTATATTGGGTTAATTGGTAGCCATGATATCGATTCTGTTCAGCTTCAGGTGTTAAAGGAAATACAGGATCGTCTCTTTACTATCGGGTCTTCATTAGCATCGGACCCGGAGCGGTCTACCAAGCGGATACCAGATCTGTACGATACAGACATCACATACCTCGAGGAGCAGATTGATGTGATGACTGAGGAATTACCACCGTTAAAGCATTTTATTCTGCCCGGTGGTGGTTTAGCCTCTTCCGCATGTCATCTCGCCAGGTGCGTGTGCCGGCGGGCAGAGCGCTTAGCAGTTCATTTATCAGAAACAAGCTCGGTCGACGACAGGGTTATTATGTACCTAAATAGACTTAGTGACTACCTTTTTGTTCTTGGAAGAAAAGTTGCTTTAGACTCTGGAAACAATGAAAATATCTGGGTTCCAAGGGTTTAA
- a CDS encoding ThuA domain-containing protein, translating to MPKTKFLMQVLLFFFFIGTPTAFAHPPAKALKNSKILLYTKNGKGFVHDNIASAVEAIKKLGEENRFQVVVSDDPSVFTEDNLKQYKLLVFASTNNDVFDTDEQRVAFRRYIQAGGGFVGIHSVTGTERNWTWFKKMIGGTFSWHAVLQDFKVINIRPEHPSMEGVPKEWIRKDECYFTKEMYPGIVVLMAHDLTSLDMTLRKDQKALVEKHSAHFGELYPAVWYQKFDGGNIWVTTLGHMKESYEDPQFMKHILQGINHVASETKKLDYSKAYATDRDDAVRY from the coding sequence ATGCCCAAAACTAAATTTCTGATGCAGGTACTGTTGTTTTTCTTTTTCATAGGAACTCCCACTGCCTTTGCTCATCCGCCAGCTAAAGCGCTAAAGAACAGTAAAATATTACTTTACACTAAGAATGGGAAAGGTTTTGTTCACGATAATATTGCGAGTGCGGTTGAGGCCATTAAAAAACTTGGCGAGGAAAATCGCTTTCAAGTTGTCGTGTCAGACGATCCGTCCGTTTTCACGGAAGATAATCTAAAACAATATAAATTACTGGTGTTTGCGAGTACAAACAACGATGTTTTTGATACCGACGAACAGCGTGTGGCCTTTCGCAGATATATACAAGCAGGAGGGGGCTTTGTTGGTATACATTCAGTTACTGGAACGGAGAGGAACTGGACTTGGTTCAAGAAGATGATTGGTGGTACTTTCTCGTGGCATGCTGTTCTTCAGGATTTTAAAGTCATCAATATCAGACCAGAACACCCTTCGATGGAAGGCGTACCAAAAGAATGGATACGAAAAGATGAATGTTATTTTACGAAAGAAATGTATCCGGGAATCGTTGTGTTGATGGCACATGATCTAACCTCATTGGATATGACCTTACGTAAAGATCAGAAGGCTTTAGTTGAAAAACATTCTGCGCATTTTGGTGAGCTTTACCCAGCCGTTTGGTATCAAAAGTTTGACGGTGGAAATATCTGGGTAACTACTTTGGGGCATATGAAGGAAAGCTACGAGGATCCTCAGTTCATGAAACACATCTTGCAAGGAATTAACCATGTTGCTAGTGAAACAAAGAAATTAGACTACAGCAAAGCCTATGCAACAGACAGGGACGATGCTGTACGTTATTAA
- a CDS encoding S1 family peptidase, which translates to MKKDLDFITQADSYIRGEMSPNERKEFEDYCKENPTEAVRYEEHRLLVQKLNEYQNRIDFRAKLERVSANVKLNDVLDKNDSNKIIRFWKSHGVDMLVAASVALLIVFSTLWMSGFYSNVKDNTSMYSALKRDMNRIQSNMNAQNRVINNISSNVQKTEPSSFGGTGFALTSNGYIATNYHVISGADSVYVQNEEGASFKTNVVYIDPTYDIALLEIVDPTFQELGPLPYTFKTEESELGQNIFTIGFPREEPVYGRGYLSSNTGYGGDTVAYQVSIPVNPGNSGGPVLDDSGNVIGVINGKQKEADGAAFAVKTEYLLKSLESVSRDSLDKNLVYNKTNLLKGLPRTAQIKKIKDYIYMVKVY; encoded by the coding sequence ATGAAGAAGGATTTAGATTTTATTACACAAGCTGATTCTTATATCAGAGGTGAAATGAGTCCAAATGAGCGGAAGGAGTTTGAAGACTACTGCAAAGAGAATCCAACGGAAGCCGTGCGATATGAAGAGCATCGACTTTTGGTACAGAAACTTAATGAATATCAGAATAGGATTGACTTTCGGGCGAAACTAGAACGTGTGAGTGCAAATGTCAAGCTGAACGATGTGTTGGATAAGAATGATAGCAATAAGATTATTCGTTTCTGGAAAAGCCACGGTGTTGATATGTTGGTCGCAGCGTCGGTAGCTTTGCTTATTGTTTTTTCCACACTGTGGATGTCTGGTTTTTACAGCAATGTAAAAGACAATACCAGTATGTATAGTGCTCTAAAGCGTGATATGAATCGTATTCAGAGTAACATGAACGCGCAAAACCGTGTAATCAATAATATAAGTTCAAATGTGCAAAAAACAGAACCTAGTAGTTTCGGAGGGACAGGGTTCGCTTTAACATCGAACGGGTATATTGCGACCAATTATCATGTTATTAGCGGCGCTGATTCTGTTTATGTGCAGAATGAAGAGGGAGCTTCGTTTAAAACGAACGTCGTTTATATTGATCCAACTTATGACATCGCTTTGCTAGAAATTGTTGATCCAACATTCCAAGAATTAGGTCCGTTGCCATACACTTTCAAAACTGAAGAATCTGAACTAGGTCAGAATATATTCACTATTGGTTTCCCGCGTGAAGAGCCCGTGTATGGGAGAGGATATTTAAGTTCGAATACCGGTTATGGTGGAGATACCGTAGCATACCAGGTATCTATTCCTGTGAACCCAGGTAATAGCGGCGGACCTGTTCTGGACGACTCTGGTAATGTGATCGGCGTAATCAATGGTAAACAAAAAGAAGCTGATGGCGCGGCCTTCGCCGTAAAAACAGAATATCTGTTAAAGTCACTCGAAAGTGTTTCGCGTGATTCGTTGGATAAGAATCTTGTTTACAATAAAACAAATCTATTGAAAGGATTACCACGTACAGCACAAATAAAGAAAATAAAAGATTATATCTACATGGTCAAAGTATATTAA
- the purB gene encoding adenylosuccinate lyase, whose amino-acid sequence MKLSPLSAISPIDGRYHNVTAKLASYFSEYALIRFRVYVEIEYYIALSESGIPQLPALDDSIKTKLRDIIKNFSESDAERIKEIEKTTNHDVKAVEYFIKERFVELQIKETKEFIHFGLTSQDVNNTAIPLAWKKAIEDVYYPEIKSISDKLIDLSDTWDKISMLARTHGQPASPTRLGKEIKVFCERLENQVKLMKQIPFSAKFGGATGNFNAHHLAYPEIDWVTFANHFVNETLELSRSQFTTQIEHYDNFAAHCDALKRINNILNDLCRDIWTYISMDYFKQEIVAGQIGSSAMPHKVNPIDFENAEGNLGIANAMLEHLAAKLPISRLQRDLTDSTVLRNIGVPFAHTLIALKSLMRGLNKLIINESAIRADLKNNWAVVAEGIQTILRREGYPKPYEALKDLTRTNERVNEETIAKFVDGLNVSHKIKAEIKAITPWNYTGV is encoded by the coding sequence ATGAAACTCTCTCCCCTATCTGCGATCTCCCCAATTGATGGTCGTTATCATAATGTGACGGCAAAATTGGCAAGTTATTTCTCTGAATATGCGTTAATTCGTTTTCGTGTTTATGTAGAAATAGAATACTATATCGCACTGAGCGAAAGTGGAATCCCCCAATTGCCAGCGCTAGATGACTCAATAAAGACCAAATTACGTGATATCATCAAAAACTTTTCAGAAAGCGATGCTGAACGTATTAAAGAAATAGAAAAAACAACAAACCACGATGTAAAAGCCGTCGAATACTTTATTAAAGAAAGGTTTGTCGAATTACAGATTAAGGAAACGAAAGAATTTATCCATTTTGGTTTAACATCTCAAGATGTGAACAATACGGCAATTCCGCTGGCATGGAAAAAGGCTATTGAAGATGTCTACTATCCTGAAATCAAATCGATCTCTGATAAGTTAATCGATTTATCTGATACATGGGACAAAATATCGATGCTAGCGAGAACACACGGCCAACCAGCGTCTCCCACTCGGCTGGGCAAGGAGATCAAAGTATTTTGTGAGCGATTGGAGAATCAGGTTAAGCTTATGAAACAGATTCCTTTTTCAGCAAAGTTTGGTGGTGCTACGGGCAATTTCAATGCCCATCACTTGGCCTATCCAGAGATAGATTGGGTGACTTTTGCAAATCACTTCGTCAATGAAACCTTAGAACTATCCAGATCTCAATTCACTACACAAATTGAACATTACGATAACTTTGCAGCCCATTGTGACGCTCTAAAACGAATCAATAACATATTAAACGATCTTTGCCGGGACATCTGGACATATATTTCGATGGATTACTTTAAGCAAGAGATCGTTGCCGGACAAATCGGTTCATCCGCCATGCCACATAAGGTAAATCCGATCGATTTTGAAAATGCAGAAGGGAATCTGGGTATCGCTAACGCAATGCTGGAACATCTGGCCGCAAAACTTCCGATCTCCAGATTGCAAAGAGACTTAACCGACTCCACTGTCTTAAGAAATATCGGTGTCCCATTTGCTCATACGCTCATTGCCCTTAAGTCACTCATGCGTGGTCTAAACAAATTAATCATTAATGAATCAGCTATCCGCGCCGACTTGAAAAACAATTGGGCTGTAGTTGCAGAGGGCATACAGACCATTCTCCGTAGAGAAGGTTATCCTAAACCCTACGAAGCCCTGAAAGACCTGACAAGAACAAATGAGCGGGTTAATGAAGAAACGATCGCTAAGTTTGTGGATGGTCTAAATGTTTCTCATAAAATCAAAGCAGAAATCAAAGCGATCACGCCCTGGAACTATACCGGCGTTTAG
- a CDS encoding RNA polymerase sigma factor, translating to MNRVQEEYRDDQEVLKGIAEGSTAELEYLYASYYPMVYQLIVKNNGDEDDAKDIFQEAVIVLYDKVQSGDFVLSSKLGTFLYSVSRRLWLKRLNKSDRLILNTQEQEELVGVEDDLAEYYQKEDQFLLMEESLQLLGEPCQTIISDFYLHNLSMQEICEKFGYTNADNAKNQKYKCLQRLKKLFFK from the coding sequence GTGAACAGAGTACAAGAAGAATACAGAGATGATCAGGAGGTACTAAAAGGTATAGCTGAGGGTTCAACAGCAGAACTAGAATATCTATATGCAAGCTACTATCCGATGGTCTATCAACTGATTGTGAAGAACAACGGAGATGAAGACGATGCAAAGGATATTTTTCAAGAAGCAGTTATCGTTCTGTATGATAAGGTGCAGTCGGGAGACTTCGTTCTTAGTAGTAAATTAGGAACTTTTCTTTATTCTGTTAGTAGGCGACTGTGGTTAAAGAGGTTAAATAAATCAGATCGATTAATACTCAATACTCAGGAGCAAGAAGAGCTGGTCGGAGTTGAAGATGATTTGGCAGAGTACTATCAGAAAGAAGATCAATTTTTACTGATGGAGGAATCATTGCAGTTATTGGGTGAACCTTGTCAGACCATTATAAGTGATTTTTATCTGCATAATTTATCGATGCAGGAGATATGTGAAAAATTTGGTTATACGAACGCAGACAATGCGAAGAACCAGAAATATAAATGCTTACAACGATTAAAGAAACTATTTTTTAAATAA
- a CDS encoding putative oxidoreductase C-terminal domain-containing protein, translating to MKKIYLVLSVLFAAGCSGSSENNSSEATNDNVKLITLAPGHFHAALVQKSMYPGVDSTVHVYAPEGSELDAHMALIEQYNSDPDNPTAWKEEVYTGSDYLEKMLKDKAGNVVVLAGNNREKINYIEKSIDAGLNVLADKPMAIDKAGFEKLKTAFEKASEKDLLLYDIMTERYEITTMLQKEFSLIKDLYGEQEKGSPDNPAVVKESVHHFFKYVSGNPLTRPAWFFDVAQQGEGIVDVNTHLVDMIQWTLFPDQAINYEQDINMLSAKRWPTTMSKAQFEEATKLSEYPEYLEKDVEGDSLKVYSNGEMNYTLKGVHAKISVIWNFQAPEGTGDTHYSIMRGSKTNLIIRQGADQGYKPLLYIEPVGGKTDAYSEALKTALQTIQSKFPNVELKENDKGWEVVIPEEYKEGHEAHFARVTEKYLEFLKDGSMPDWEVPNMIAKYYTTTAALELAKEGK from the coding sequence ATGAAGAAAATTTATTTAGTCCTGAGCGTTTTGTTTGCAGCAGGGTGCTCAGGCTCTTCGGAAAATAACTCTTCTGAAGCCACAAATGACAATGTTAAGCTAATAACCCTGGCGCCGGGGCACTTTCATGCCGCCTTGGTGCAAAAGAGTATGTATCCAGGTGTTGATTCCACTGTACACGTGTACGCCCCCGAAGGGTCGGAGCTAGATGCACATATGGCTCTGATTGAACAATACAATTCTGATCCGGACAATCCTACTGCCTGGAAAGAAGAAGTGTATACCGGTTCGGATTATCTGGAAAAGATGCTGAAAGATAAAGCAGGAAATGTGGTCGTGCTTGCCGGGAATAACCGCGAAAAAATCAACTACATTGAAAAGTCCATAGATGCGGGTCTAAATGTATTGGCTGACAAACCAATGGCAATTGACAAAGCTGGCTTTGAAAAATTAAAGACAGCTTTCGAAAAAGCAAGCGAAAAAGATCTTCTTTTATATGACATCATGACCGAGCGTTATGAAATCACAACCATGCTTCAGAAAGAGTTCTCTCTGATAAAGGATCTATATGGCGAACAGGAAAAAGGTAGCCCCGATAATCCAGCTGTGGTAAAAGAGAGTGTGCATCATTTCTTTAAGTATGTATCCGGAAACCCTTTAACCCGTCCGGCATGGTTCTTTGACGTTGCACAACAAGGGGAGGGGATTGTCGATGTGAATACACACTTGGTAGATATGATTCAGTGGACTCTGTTTCCCGATCAAGCAATTAATTATGAGCAAGACATCAATATGCTTTCAGCAAAGCGTTGGCCCACAACAATGAGTAAAGCACAGTTTGAAGAAGCTACAAAACTGTCAGAATATCCCGAATATCTTGAAAAAGATGTAGAGGGGGACTCTTTGAAAGTATATTCCAACGGTGAGATGAACTATACGTTGAAAGGCGTACACGCCAAAATATCAGTTATTTGGAATTTCCAGGCACCAGAAGGAACTGGCGATACACATTATTCCATTATGCGGGGTAGTAAAACCAATTTGATTATTCGGCAAGGTGCGGATCAGGGTTATAAACCATTGCTGTATATCGAACCAGTAGGAGGGAAGACGGATGCGTATAGCGAAGCTTTAAAGACTGCTTTACAAACCATTCAAAGTAAGTTCCCCAATGTCGAGTTAAAGGAAAACGATAAAGGCTGGGAGGTAGTGATACCTGAAGAATATAAGGAAGGACATGAAGCGCACTTTGCACGTGTTACTGAGAAATATCTTGAATTCTTAAAAGATGGCAGCATGCCAGATTGGGAAGTTCCGAACATGATTGCAAAGTATTATACAACCACAGCTGCATTGGAGCTTGCGAAGGAAGGAAAGTAG
- a CDS encoding Gfo/Idh/MocA family protein: MTNSGRSSFINRRDFVKTAAAGSVAFSGFPSIVPSFVLGKNAPSNQINIGQIGCGRIAQTHDLPETFKNKNVRIVGVSDVDRSRQQGCKRLVEGWYAKRDGGSRSVDIKEYDDYHDMLANKDIDAVIISTPDHWHAQPAIEAALAGKHIYLQKPTSLTIEEGRQMSDAVQKAGVVFQLGSQQRSMSPWPQFKKACELVRNGRIGKIHTVKIGLPFDPAGGVSTEMPIPEGFNYDMWLGSTPYVPYTIDRVHPENPHDRGGWLRLEQFGAGMITGWGVHHIDIAHWGMDTELTGPIEVEATAEFPTTGLWNVHGKYEARARYKNGVEMLMGDYPNGVRFEGSDGWIFVSRGNVGVTASDPTSGDNKAFQASDPKILGSEIGQNEIHLYASPEQHQNWVECIVDKKETISPVEVAHRSCSACLVLHAAMKVPGKLYWDPKKEEFKDNVEANKLLSRPQRYPYGTNYVQYKKG; encoded by the coding sequence ATGACTAACTCAGGAAGAAGTTCTTTTATTAACCGAAGAGATTTTGTTAAAACTGCTGCGGCAGGCTCTGTGGCATTTTCAGGTTTTCCATCCATCGTGCCGTCTTTTGTTTTGGGAAAAAACGCACCAAGTAATCAAATCAATATCGGTCAAATTGGCTGTGGGCGTATTGCCCAAACTCATGATTTGCCAGAAACATTTAAAAATAAGAATGTTCGTATTGTCGGAGTTAGCGATGTAGACCGAAGCCGTCAACAAGGCTGTAAAAGGTTGGTTGAGGGGTGGTATGCCAAAAGAGATGGAGGGAGTCGGTCGGTAGATATTAAAGAGTATGACGATTACCATGATATGTTGGCAAACAAAGACATTGATGCGGTGATTATTAGTACGCCCGATCATTGGCACGCGCAACCCGCTATTGAGGCAGCGCTGGCTGGCAAGCATATTTACCTCCAGAAACCAACATCGTTAACGATTGAAGAAGGTAGGCAGATGAGTGATGCTGTCCAGAAAGCAGGTGTTGTATTCCAGCTTGGTAGTCAGCAACGTTCCATGAGTCCTTGGCCTCAATTTAAAAAGGCTTGTGAATTGGTGCGCAACGGTCGTATAGGCAAAATCCATACAGTAAAAATAGGTCTACCGTTTGATCCCGCCGGCGGAGTATCTACAGAAATGCCAATACCAGAAGGATTTAATTATGACATGTGGTTGGGGTCGACTCCATATGTTCCTTATACGATTGATCGTGTTCATCCTGAAAATCCGCATGACCGGGGTGGATGGTTGCGCCTGGAGCAATTCGGTGCAGGAATGATTACAGGATGGGGGGTGCATCATATTGATATTGCTCATTGGGGCATGGATACAGAACTTACCGGGCCGATTGAAGTGGAAGCCACAGCAGAATTCCCGACAACCGGTTTATGGAACGTCCATGGCAAATATGAAGCTCGGGCTCGTTATAAAAATGGTGTTGAAATGCTGATGGGAGATTATCCTAACGGCGTTCGCTTTGAGGGAAGCGATGGATGGATTTTCGTAAGTAGGGGAAATGTTGGTGTTACAGCCAGTGACCCAACCAGTGGGGATAACAAAGCATTTCAGGCGAGCGACCCTAAAATACTCGGTTCGGAAATCGGTCAAAACGAGATCCATTTATATGCCAGTCCGGAGCAACATCAGAACTGGGTAGAATGTATCGTTGATAAGAAAGAGACCATTAGTCCGGTTGAAGTAGCCCATCGGTCATGCAGTGCTTGTCTGGTACTTCACGCGGCGATGAAGGTGCCGGGGAAACTCTATTGGGATCCAAAAAAAGAGGAATTCAAAGATAATGTAGAAGCAAATAAGCTTTTATCAAGACCTCAGCGATACCCTTATGGAACCAATTATGTTCAGTATAAAAAGGGCTAA